The DNA segment TCAGCACGAGGTTGTCAGCCGTGAGATAAATGCGATTCTGTGATGTGGCGATCTACAGGGCAGGAAATACAAAGACCTCAATTCCACCCCTGCAATTCAGTAGCCACTTAATGGAACACATGCAGATTAGTGCAGGGATACAGCAATGAATAAGACATGGTTTCTACTCTCATTTAGGGATCTAGAGCACCGAGCAGCAGCTATGACTATTAGCAAAGTAACAGAGGCAAGAACAAAAGGTCAGGGAATCCAGAGGAATCATTCTTGATGAGGGGAAAAGTACTGGAGAagccaattatttatttatttattattattattatttttttgagatggagtcttgctgtgtcacccaggctggagtgcaatggccagatctcgggtcactgcaagctccgccccctgggttcccgccattctcctgcctcagcctcccgagtagctgggactacaggcacccgccacctcgcccggctagtttttttttgtattttttattagagacggggtttcaccgtgttagccaggatggtctcgatctcctgacctcgtgatccgcccgtctcggcctcccaaagtgctgggattacaggcttgagtcaccgcgcccggccgttttttatttacttagttttttttttttttgagatggagtctcgctctgtcacccaggctggagtgcagtggtgcgatctcggctcactgcaagctccgcctcccgggttcacgccattctcctgcctcagcctcccaagtagctgggactacaggcgcccaccaccacgcccggctaattttttgtatttttttagtagagacggggtttcaccgtgttagccaggatggtctcgatctcctgaccttgtgatccgcccacctcagcctcccaaagtgctgggattataggcgtgagccactgcacctgccctatttacttatttttttgagacagagtctcgctctgttgcccaggctggagtgtagaggtgctatcacggctcactgcaacctctacctcccaggttcaagcaattctctgcctcggcctcctgagtagctgggagtacaggtgcccgctaccacgcctagctaattttttttgtatttttttagtagagatggggtttcaccatcttggccaggctggtcttgaactcctgaccttgtgatccgcccacctcggcctcccaaagtgctaggattacaggcgtgagccaccacgcccggctatttatttttgagacggaatcttgctctgttgcccaggtaggagtgcagtggcgtgatctcagttcactgcaacctctgcctcctgggttcaagtgattctcctgcctcagcctcctgagtagctgggaatatagctAAACGCCATCACAGCAGGCtagttttcttttgtatttttagtagaggtggggtttcaccatgttggccaggtgggtcttgaactcctgacctcaggtgatccactgcgccGGCCATAAAACCACTCTGAGTAGAAACCCAAACAAGCAAGGTTCGAATTCCCTCACCTCAATGTGCCTTAACTGAAAGCACTTTCTCAAGGCAGCCCCATCAGAGACGCTGGGCTGACACACTCACCGTCTTGGAGATATTCTGGGCTGCTCGGATCTTGCGAAGTTTGATGTAGCCAGGGTTCTTGCTCAGTGCTTCTCCCAGGTGAGGAGGGTTAAGGTTCACACAAGGGCAGGTCTCAATCCCTAGCCCCGTCCTTACCACACTCCCTTGCTACAGTCCTCCTCTGGGCTGTCAGATCCAAGGTTGCGCTCAGGTGGCTTGTGCCCGCTCTACCTTGGACCCCACCTGTGGGCCTCCCTGCAGGCTGCTGCCAGGAACTAGGGGCAGCAGCAGAAATGAAGGCAAGGCCAGCAGTGCTATTGATCTGGCCTTACAGTGGGGAGTCAGGGCTCAGGTACCCCCGCTAAGATTTCAGATCTCATCTGTAGCCCCCACCCGCAACAAGGAGCCAAGGGCCAGAGAGCACGGAGTCGCATTCGCCTTAGTCTCATCAGCCTGCCCGTGAAGGAGGATGGGGAACTCAGGTGCCCTAGGGACTGGGCCGAGACCTCTCACGCAGAAGGATATCATCTTGGCAGCCTCGGCCTCACCCTCGGCCTGCACAATCTTCTGCCGCTGTTCCTGCTTCGCTTTTTCTACCAAGAATTGGGCCCGCTGGGCCTCCTGCTGGGCTGTAGCGGGAGAGAGTCAGGGAGACCGTGTGCTGGGTCAGGAGCCCCGTCCACCGAGTCTTTCCTCCTCCTGCATCTCGGAAGCCCTCACCCCACTGCTCGTGCGACTCACCCACTTGTTTGGCTTCTACAGCAGCTGTGTACTCTCGGCTAAAGCTCAGCTCTGTGATGGCCACGTCATCCAGGATGAGGCTGAAGTCCTTGGCCCTCTCTGTCAGCTCCCGGCGGATCAACAGGGATACctgagggcaggggtggggaagggTGGTTTGAGGGGACTGGGTTGCGACCCCGAATCCTTCACTCTCTCAATACAATATGCGCTGCCTTAGCTTCCTGTCAGGCAAACCTATAACATAAGCCTCTCTGCTGAAAGAGGTGCAGGAAAAGCCAAGACTTGGCCattttcctctgtgcttcctAATACCAAGTGCTACCGAGTTCTAATGCTGGCTCTCCTTATCTCACAGTGGCAATTAGCACAGCTTTTAGGTGGAAATGGCACTAGGGTGACAATCCTCTTCTATTAAGCTGCCTTTCCTAATTCCCAGTACTCTGGGCCTAGAAGGGAAAGGCTGACACCATGCAGATGGTGGTGGGAGTCAGACCTGGGCCCGCTGGGTGATCAGCTGTGAGGCATTGAACTTGGCCACCACACTCTTGAGCACCTCGTTGACAATGGACGGCAACACTCGTTCCTCGTAGTCCAGCCCTAGGCGCTGGTACATGCTAGGAAGCTCCTGAGCATTGGGTCGAGACAGCACTCGCAGGGAGATGTTCACCATCTGTAGGTCTGAGATTGAGGTCAGCAGTGGCTGGTCAAGGCCAAACACCCTTTCCCAAGCATTTTCTCCTTCATGTTCCTCCCTATATGCCCTGTGCAATGATGTACAGCCTGGCACTGCCCTGGGGGGAGGAGAGTTAATCAGGCTGACAAGGAACACATGAGGCAGCACAGGTGAAATGCACCCTCACCCACTGTGAAGCCTGGAACTGCAACCCCGTCACCAGCAGGGCTGACTGCTCTTTCCCCCTCTGTACTCCATGCAACCTCTAATGTGGGTGCTTTCACGCTGTACCGTAATCACGTCTCCTGTAAGGACTTGGGGGACAAAAATGTTCTTAATGAATCTTGTATTCCAGGGCCCAGCAGTTTAATACATGAATAAGCCACCTGCACTAGGTATAGTACAAAGAAGTACATTACAGGTTACAGGTGACCTACCTCACCCAgggtgtatgcgtgtgtgtgtgtgtgtgtcggggggggggtgggtggggaggaggaagaggtctGGGGAACTCAAAGGCATGGCTTTTATGTGTGGTCTAGAAGGAGAGAATAGGTGAACTAGTCAAGGGTAGGGACAAA comes from the Macaca mulatta isolate MMU2019108-1 chromosome 11, T2T-MMU8v2.0, whole genome shotgun sequence genome and includes:
- the PHB2 gene encoding prohibitin-2; amino-acid sequence: MAQNLKDLAGRLPAGPRGMGTALKLLLGAGAVAYGVRESVFTVEGGHRAIFFNRIGGVQQDTILAEGLHFRIPWFQYPIIYDIRARPRKISSPTGSKDLQMVNISLRVLSRPNAQELPSMYQRLGLDYEERVLPSIVNEVLKSVVAKFNASQLITQRAQVSLLIRRELTERAKDFSLILDDVAITELSFSREYTAAVEAKQVAQQEAQRAQFLVEKAKQEQRQKIVQAEGEAEAAKMLGEALSKNPGYIKLRKIRAAQNISKTIATSQNRIYLTADNLVLNLQDESFTRGSDSLIKGKK
- the PHB2 gene encoding prohibitin-2 isoform X4, giving the protein MAQNLKDLAGRLPAGPRGMGTALKLLLGAGAVAYGVRESVFTVEGGHRAIFFNRIGGVQQDTILAEGLHFRIPWFQYPIIYDIRARPRKISSPTGSKDLQMVNISLRVLSRPNAQELPSMYQRLGLDYEERVLPSIVNEVLKSVVAKFNASQLITQRAQVSLLIRRELTERAKDFSLILDDVAITELSFSREYTAAVEAKQVALSKNPGYIKLRKIRAAQNISKTIATSQNRIYLTADNLVLNLQDESFTRGSDSLIKGKK
- the PHB2 gene encoding prohibitin-2 isoform X3 — encoded protein: MAQNLKDLAGRLPAGPRGMGTALKLLLGAGAVAYGVRESVFTVEGGHRAIFFNRIGGVQQDTILAEGLHFRIPWFQYPIIYDIRARPRKISSPTGSKDLQMVNISLRVLSRPNAQELPSMYQRLGLDYEERVLPSIVNEVLKSVVAKFNASQLITQRAQVSLLIRRELTERAKDFSLILDDVAITELSFSREYTAAVEAKQVAQQEAQRAQFLVEKAKQEQRQKIVQAEGEAEAAKMLGEALSKNPGYIKLRKIRAAQNISKTIATSQNRIYLTADNLVLNLQDESFTSDSLIKGKK
- the PHB2 gene encoding prohibitin-2 isoform X2; protein product: MAQNLKDLAGRLPAGPRGMGTALKLLLGAGAVAYGVRESVFTVEGGHRAIFFNRIGGVQQDTILAEGLHFRIPWFQYPIIYDIRARPRKISSPTGSKDLQMVNISLRVLSRPNAQELPSMYQRLGLDYEERVLPSIVNEVLKSVVAKFNASQLITQRAQVSLLIRRELTERAKDFSLILDDVAITELSFSREYTAAVEAKQVAQQEAQRAQFLVEKAKQEQRQKIVQAEGEAEAAKMISFCVREALSKNPGYIKLRKIRAAQNISKTIATSQNRIYLTADNLVLNLQDESFTSDSLIKGKK
- the PHB2 gene encoding prohibitin-2 isoform X1 → MAQNLKDLAGRLPAGPRGMGTALKLLLGAGAVAYGVRESVFTVEGGHRAIFFNRIGGVQQDTILAEGLHFRIPWFQYPIIYDIRARPRKISSPTGSKDLQMVNISLRVLSRPNAQELPSMYQRLGLDYEERVLPSIVNEVLKSVVAKFNASQLITQRAQVSLLIRRELTERAKDFSLILDDVAITELSFSREYTAAVEAKQVAQQEAQRAQFLVEKAKQEQRQKIVQAEGEAEAAKMLGEALSKNPGYIKLRKIRAAQNISKTIATSQNRIYLTADNLVLNLQDESFTSKGGFKTEWGLKLSANMCISLLCFLFIWRSGTTEEVTASSRVRNEPSHQELHPQRKWICFSSF